The genomic segment CTTAAATTAGTGCAATAGTGAAACGCATACTCACCAAGAGACGTTACCGAATTCGGTATACTTACAGAGGTTAAACTCGTACAAGAAGAAAATGCAGAATTCCCAATATTTGTTACTGAATTAGGAATATTTAAAGTCGTTAACCCACTACAATTGGCAAAAGCAGCAGCTCCAATAGTAACTACCGAATTAGGAATATCTAAAGTTGTTAAACTAGTACATTCATAAAAAGCCTGACTATCAATAGACGTTACTGAGTTAGGAATACTTAATGAAGTTATGCTACTACACGCATAAAATGCAGAATCTCCAATAGATGTTACAGAATTAGGTATACTTACAGAAGTTAAACTATTGCAATAATTAAACACATGGTCTCCAATGCTAGTTACTGAATTAGGAATATCAACCGACGTTAAACCTGTGCAATCTTGAAATGCAGAATCTCCAATAGATGTTACAGAATTAGGAATACTTATAGAAGTTAGATTATAACTACCATAGAAAGCACTTTCCCCAATAGACGTAACAGAATTAGGTATGCTAACTGAACTTAAATCATAGCATCCTTTAAAAGCCGCCGAACCAATAGATGTTACCGAATTAGGAATACTAACAGAAGTTAAAGCATAGCAACCGTAAAAAGCACTATCTCCAATAGACGTAACGCTATAAGTAACTCCATTGTAAGTTACAGTAGCAGGTATAGTAGCAGCTCCGAAAAAATAAGCGTGTGTAGATACTCTAGCCGTATTAGGAGCAAGGTCAATACCTATGTAATAATTAATACCTCCAGAAGTAAAAGTAGTTGCATGAATGCTGCTCACAATTAATAAGCTGCATATGAGTAATAATTTTTTCATAATAAATTTGGTTTTATAATTATGAAACAAAAATGACAAGCTTTGCTAAAAGGATTTTGAACTTTTTAGTGAATGGTAAGATTAAAGCAATGAATGGTACTTAAATTTAAAATACACGGTTGATAAGATCCATAAATTCATCTTTACGGTCTCGTGCTATCGGAATACTTTTATTGTTACTCATAATAACCTGAAGACCATCTTTTTTAGTGACCTCATTCATGTATTTTAAATTGATTAGAAATGAACGATGTGGTTTGTAAAACAGTGGTTTATTACTGAGTTGTTCTGTGAAGTGTTTTAAGGTTTTACAAATCAATTCCGTTTTACCATTCTGCAAATAGACTTTAGTATACACACCATCTGCCTCAAAAAATAAGATATCTTCATGCGATACAAAACGAATACCTTTTGGGACTTCTAAAGCTATTTTATTTAAGGCTAATTGCTGAAAATTTCGTTCAAGATTCTGTAGTTTTTCTTTTATGGAATTTTCTTCTAAATAGGTTGATGCTTTAGCAATAGCTGCTTTCATTTCGACAACATCTATAGGTTTTAAAAGATAATCTACAGCTGATAATTTAAAGGCCTCTATGGCGTAATGGCCATAAGCGGTTGTGAAAATAATTTGAAAATTAATAGCCTCAGTTTTAAAAAACTCTAAAATCTGAAGTCCTGAATGATTAGGCATTTCAATATCTAGAAATACAATATCTGGCTGTTCCTTTTTAATAATGGTTACACCATCTAATAAATTTTCAGCCTCAAAAATCGTTTCTATTTCAGAACATTCTTCTACAATTAAGGTATGCAAAATACGTCTTGCACGTTTTTCATCGTCTATAATTATTGCTGTCATGTCTATATTTTATTTGTTTTTATGAGGCACATGCTGTTCTCTATAAATCATTTCTCTTAATATTAAAATGTTTCATATGCTCGCTTCATAAGATAGCTTCTCAATGTGCTAATTCTATTGTAATCGTTACTTTTGTACCTGAGACGACTTGGTGTGTGTTGTATACATCTTCGACCTCTAATTTTACTTTTTTATCCTGACTGCGATTTAATAAATCGATTCGTTTTTGATTTGCTGACGTCGCAAAAGATTTATGATTCCCAACCCGTTGGTTTTTTATTGTTGCTGATGCGGCTCTACCAATTCCATTGTCAATAATTTCACAAATTAAACGCTTTTGATTCGTGTCTTTAATAAATTTCAACATCAGTTTTTTATTATCTTTTTTATGAAGCAAGCCATGTTTTAAAGCATTCTCTACATAAGGCTGAATAAATAATGAAGGCACATATATGGTTTCAATATTTAGAGTTTTATCAACGTGAATTTCAAATTTTAGATCGTCATCAAAACGTTCTTTTTCGAGTTCTAAATATAATTTTAAGGTTTTAATTTCTTCTTGTAAAGTAATTTCATTGGTTTGGCTGTGTTCTAAATAGGTTCTTATCAATCGTGAAAATTTCACTAAATAATTTCGCGCCAATACTTTTTCATTCAAAATAATATAATCTTGAATAGAGTTTAAGGCATTGAATATAAAATGAGGATTCATCTGCGATCTCAGATTTTCTAATTGAGAAAACACCAATTGCTGATTAATCTTTGCTTTTTCTAATGCTTGTTGCTGAGAAACATTTAAACGAGCTGTTTTCCGAGAAAAGTACCACCAAACTATAGTTATTGAAATTAATAAAATTGAGCTATAAAACCACCATGTTTTATAAAATGGCAACCTTACGTTTAAACTGACACAAATAGGTTCTGTATATGTTTTTTGAAATGTATTTTTTGCTCTTAAATGAAAGGTGAACTTCCCGGCAGGTAACGTATTAAATTTCACAAAATCTAAACCTTTTTCTACTGCTATCCAATTATCACTGTAACCTTCTAATTGGTATTCATAATTCACAAACTCGTTAGATTGAAATCCGTTAACATTAAAACCAAATCTAATTTCACTATCTGTTTGGTCTAATTCATAATTGGATTGAACAATAGTGTCTTTTTCTAAAATCGCTACAGAGGTAAAATACGGCTGAAGCGTTTGTCTTGTTTTAATAATAGTATTAGCATCAAATTGATATAGTCCCATATTAGAACCAAAGAAAACATCATCATCCTGAACAACAATAGAATTAATGTTGTAAGA from the Winogradskyella helgolandensis genome contains:
- a CDS encoding leucine-rich repeat protein; the encoded protein is MKKLLLICSLLIVSSIHATTFTSGGINYYIGIDLAPNTARVSTHAYFFGAATIPATVTYNGVTYSVTSIGDSAFYGCYALTSVSIPNSVTSIGSAAFKGCYDLSSVSIPNSVTSIGESAFYGSYNLTSISIPNSVTSIGDSAFQDCTGLTSVDIPNSVTSIGDHVFNYCNSLTSVSIPNSVTSIGDSAFYACSSITSLSIPNSVTSIDSQAFYECTSLTTLDIPNSVVTIGAAAFANCSGLTTLNIPNSVTNIGNSAFSSCTSLTSVSIPNSVTSLGEYAFHYCTNLSSVNIPDSVTSIAEATFDNCTSLTDITIPNSVTSIERYAFGNCTGLIAVYVNIDTPITIDDTVFYNLNYSNTLLTVPTGATTAYEAAAYWQNFNPIEESSTLGISVLEKSSTPLIYPNPVKDILTIQSDKEIQLVEVFNLQRQKVKTFNHKQLSISDLASGVYLIKIIDLEENQHVKRFIKE
- a CDS encoding LytR/AlgR family response regulator transcription factor encodes the protein MTAIIIDDEKRARRILHTLIVEECSEIETIFEAENLLDGVTIIKKEQPDIVFLDIEMPNHSGLQILEFFKTEAINFQIIFTTAYGHYAIEAFKLSAVDYLLKPIDVVEMKAAIAKASTYLEENSIKEKLQNLERNFQQLALNKIALEVPKGIRFVSHEDILFFEADGVYTKVYLQNGKTELICKTLKHFTEQLSNKPLFYKPHRSFLINLKYMNEVTKKDGLQVIMSNNKSIPIARDRKDEFMDLINRVF